TCAAAGCTCCTGCTCCCATCGCCCAGGTCCCATTCGTAGGTGTAAGGGGCCGCACCGCCCCTAGTCAGATCTCTGAGATACACCTGATTGCAGATCGTCTTATACTCAAAACCTCCTGAGAGGGGGATACCAACGCTCATCCCCGGATGCGAATAACACTGAGTCGTCCTCTCGCCGCATTTCATCCTCGATGTATCGCACCCTCTCGACCCGGAGGTCTCCCAGCTGAGGATCATGTTTTCGATGCGAATCTCCTCGCCACATCTCCACTCGATCTTGCAGACCGGTAAGGACATGGTCGATTTGCCCTGCAAAACATCAAGCACGCATCTCTCGATCCTCTCGAGATCACCATTAACAAGAAGATCCGCGAGCAGAACCAGGTTGTACCTCGGCGCGCTCGCCCTGTTGGTTATGTTGATCCAGATGTACGCTTCGGTGACAGCACCCTGAGAGCACGGCTGGAGCGGTCTGCCTGATTCGTCTCCTAGGTACGCGCGCTCAACCACCACATCCTTCGCGGTGCACTGGAACTTGCAGTCAGGCCACTCTGCCGGTGCCAGCTGGATCAGCACCATGCAAGCCAGGATTAACGCACATGACCTGCAGAGGATGACGTGCATGATCTCGTCTGCCTCATCAACTGTTGCTCTTATCCCTCTGGTGACCTGAAGAGGCGCTGGTCATGATATGCATTCTTCTTGAGCGAATGTTTGCTCTAAGCAGCCGCATTGCAAGACCTAAAGTTGCCAAACGTGTATAGCATAACTCCCATGTTTCTGGAGCATGGTGATTGTTCCCGGAGAACCCTGCATCATGCTTGCTCACAAAAATAAGATACCTGAGCGATCTCTGATAAAGATTGTGCAGCATATGCTGCACCTACTGGATCTTTATCTCTGCGACCGGCTCAGGTATCACCTTTATCTCCTTCGTGCAGTACTGGATCAGCGGTACCTCCTCCGCTGTATGTGGATTCTTCCTGTGCGCTGTCACACGCAGCTCCAGCTTAAGAACATCGCCCTCTTTGTATCCGGACCCTGATATCGTCACCTCGTCCCCATTCCCTATCGTCTTTCCGTCCAGCCTCCACTCGTACTCGTACTTCTCGCCACTGACCACTGGCACGTTCGCGGTGTACGTCTCCTCCTTGTTCGTGCAGAGCGTGTCAGAGCCGTCTATCGCACAGATGCTCGGGCAGGTCGCACCGCTGTCAGCTGTCGCCGCGGTCTCATCTAGCACCCACTCGACCTTCTTCTCCCTGAACCGGGTGACGAACGCGTTCTCCTTCATGCCCGGCTCGAAGACCTCTGGCTGTCCCTGGTGCGGATTGCCCGGTCTGAACATGTTCCGCTTTCCGGGTTTGAGCTTCACCGCCACCCTGTTGGGGTTGCTGTATCCCCATGTCACAGTGTAAGTGCCGTCTCCGTTGTCGTTGACACAGCCGACCATGGGCGTCAGCGCCTCTCTCCTCACCTCAACACTGGATGTGGCGGATGCTGTGACGGTCTCTCCCACCGGGCTCCTTCCGGTCGCCTTGCAGCTGTTCGATAGCGTTCCGCTGAGTTCCTCGCCGATGACATCCTGGGTTGCCGTGTATGTGTGAGTGCCTGTCGCAGACTCTCCGGGTTTGAGCGTCTGTTTATCGAGCGTTATGGGGCCGAACCTCTCATCTGTAACCTGTATTCCCGATATGGTCGTGGAGCCCGTGTTCGTCACGGTGTAGGTGTACGTGACGCTGTCGCCCAGAGCCACGCTCTCTTTCGAAGGCAGCTGCTCCAGGCTTATCGACGATGTGTATGAGATCGGCAGAGATGCGGATGCAGACGCGGAAATCGGGTTGCCCAGAACATCCTTGGCATACGCGGTCGCTGTGTTGGTGATCGGCCCTGGCAGATCGGATTCTTTAACAGTGTACTGGGCTGTGCCAGTGACGCTCTCGCCCGGAGCAAGCACGGATTTGCTCAGAGCCACACTGCCGAGCTCGCTGTCATCCAGCGAGACATCGCTGAGCGTCACGTCTCCTGTGTTTTTGACCTCATACTCATAAGTCACAGTCTGGCCGATTCCAGCAGGCGATGGCGTAGGCGTCTTGGTCACGCTCAGAGCAGCCCTGTATGTCAGGTCCACAAAGGCTCTGGCGGTTGCGCTCACGTCTTTACCCAGAACATCCTTCGCGCTGACACTGGCGGTGTTTCTAATCGGGCCTGGCAGATCTACCTGTGTTACAGTGTAAGTCTTTGTAGCGGTTATGCTCTCTCCCGGAGCCAGCGCTGTCTTGGTTAGCGATATATCTCCGAGCTTGTCATCTGAAGCTGTGATCTCGCTCAGCGTCACATCTCCGGTGTTTCTTATCGTGTATGTGTAAGTGATCGTCTGGCCGACGTTCGCAGGAGAGGGTTTGGCAGTCTTCTCGATGCTGACGCTCGCAGTGTATGTGAGACTGACGGTCTCGGAGTCCTCAGCGCTGACATCCACGCCGAGAACATCCTTCGCGCTGACTGTCGCGCTGTTCACAATCGGACCCGGCAGGTCTTCCTCTGTGACCTTGTAAGTCTTTGTGGCGGTTATGCTCTCTCCCGGAGCCAGCTCCGTCTCTTTTTCTTTTAGCGATATATCTCCGAGTTTGTCATCAGAGAGCTTCAGGTTCCTCAGCGTGACCTCGCCGCTGTTTGTTATTGTGTATGTGTATGTCACTGTGTCTCCAACCCTTGCCGGGTTTGGTGCAGCTGACTTGTCCAGGGCGATGGACGCTGCGTACTCCAGTGTCACAGAGGCGGTTGCTGTCCCGGAGACGACCTTCTTTCCTGTGTGCATCTCTTCGCCGCTTGCGGTCACGCTGTTTGTCAGAGGCCCTGGCAGGTCTGTCTCTTTAACGGTGTATTTTGCAGTTGCAGTCGCGGTCTCGCCCGGCTTGAGCATGTTCTTGTCAGGCTTTATCTCGCCAAGCCTGTCGTCCCTGAGAACTATGTCCTTGATCCGTATGGTTCCTGTGTTTGTTATCTCGTAGGTGTATGTTATCTCGGTTCCAACCCTGGCTGTGTTCACTGATGGGGTCTTTGTGACAGCGAGGCCTGATGTGTAGGTCACATTGACAGAAAGCTCGCAGCTCACAGATCTGTAGGGATCGCGCTCGTTGGGAACAACATCAGAGTAGTCCTTTGTGATCTTCAGCCCGACTTTGTGCATTCCGGGAACGTAGTTCGACCAGTCGACCTGCAGTGTATCAGAATTCGCACCTGCGGGAGTGCCATCCACGCTCCACTCGTATGTCAGCTTACCATCAGTACCGCCTGTGTATCTGTAGGTCGCAGTCTCCTCAGCAGTAACCTCCTCAGGACCCCCTATGCCGCACACAGGCATCGGATAAACCGTTATCTTGCCGGTCGCCTGGTTGACGCATCCTCCAACCTTGGTCCTTATTAGGAGATCTACGGTCACAACCTTCGAGCCCTCTTCCTGTTTCACCGTTGGTGCGGTGAAGGTGAAGACCCGATCTTCTCCCTGGGCGATCGTTCTGCCATCAACCACAGCAGACCACGCATAGATGTAATCGCCCTCAGGAGCCTGAAGCGTCACAGTCTCCCCGGAAACCACGAGCTTGTTCCCGAGGTCCGCAAAGCCTCCAGCGACTACAGCACCTGCAGGCGATGATATCAACACCAATGCAATCGCCAGCATGTACCATCGTGAGTTCACCAATCAACACCTCCTGCAAAATATACAGTAACGTCTGTGTGAATACACATGTTACGTATCAATTCTTCTTAATTGTAGTTAGTATACAAATTCTATTTTAATGTTTTGGGCATCGTGATGGTTGTACACTCTCAGATCCCATCCACCCGCTCCTATGCATTACAGCCTGAAAGGTCGCGCAGCGCAGCTGCTGTGAGCACTCCATTCATTCGTCACAGATGTATAGCAGGATGCGATCAGAGGTTTGCGTGGTACGTCACGGAGTTTCTGAGATCTACATCCAGATCGGCAAGGGTCACAAAAAAGTATTATAAGTACGTATGATACTAATCAGAAGTACGGGTAGAGTGAGTATAACTAGACGAGAGGTGATGGGATGCGAATACTGACAGCACTTTTTGTGGTTATGCTTCTGTTCGGCACGAATGGTGCGGTCTCCCAGAACGTATCGGAGACCATGAGCGCTGCAAACGAGAGCATACCGATGGATAATAAGGCACAGGTCGCGCTCATACTGGATATCGCCATGCCCCCGCAGGGAGGCGCCGGCAGAGAGTATGTGGTCAACTATACAACAAATCTCCTGAACATACTGGACCCGAGGGAGATCAACTTCACCGCCCTCACCACAGGAGATATTGCAGCTGACAACGAGTACACACTGTTCATAACAAGAGTGGGTGCCAGAGCGAACCACGAGATCGCTATGAATGGGCCGGGTGGCGAAAACCTGTCGATGGGAGATATCAGAAGGGCCAAACGGGAGGTTGAGAACTGCTACATATGCGGAACCGAGAAGAAGAGCGTGGTGGGCTACAGACCAGCTGAGAGGATAAATGAGAGCGACTATGCAATCTTTGAGAGCCTCGGAATCAGCTACATAATAGATGATGACATGTTCTTCAGCACGAACGCATCCAGGCCGTATCAGCTGGATAA
The DNA window shown above is from Methanothrix sp. and carries:
- a CDS encoding PKD domain-containing protein is translated as MVLIQLAPAEWPDCKFQCTAKDVVVERAYLGDESGRPLQPCSQGAVTEAYIWINITNRASAPRYNLVLLADLLVNGDLERIERCVLDVLQGKSTMSLPVCKIEWRCGEEIRIENMILSWETSGSRGCDTSRMKCGERTTQCYSHPGMSVGIPLSGGFEYKTICNQVYLRDLTRGGAAPYTYEWDLGDGSRSFEADLVHAYARPGRYLVTHNVTDSNGRRSSSKSLITIEGCTCEIDGPDVACEESVQRYTANATGEEYIWMIDGKEAGRGESIEIRWSEFGAGSHELRLISGSISCVKEIKVIPKPEIFISFVEE